A window of Cyprinus carpio isolate SPL01 chromosome A6, ASM1834038v1, whole genome shotgun sequence genomic DNA:
GGGCTGGCCCGATCGAGCATTTGGATGTCTTCCTGTTACAGAGGTTCCCGCCACTCAGGTGCTTTGTGTTCTTGTGGCTcggtggtagagcattgcgtaaGAAGCGCAAATGGttgtgggttcagttcccagggaataCACATACtggtagaaaaaagaaaaaaatgtaagtcgctttggataaaagcatctgctaaatgcataaatgtaaatgaaaaatcagGTGATGACTACATCAAATGTGGTAGCCCCGCAAGCGCTACCTGTTTTTGCAGACAGCAATGGCTCTCTGCAATCATTACACGTTTCGTGATCGGTAGTTCAGCTATTTCCAAACATAGAGCAACTAGAGACCCTGCCAGACCACTGTGCTGCGTCTAGACGCCTGCCCAGCATCTCGCAATGGGTACTGCGTACTATTCAACAAGGTTACACCATACAGTTCCAGGCTTTTTGAAGTGAAGGGCATTGCTCAAAGTGGGTGGAGCGGGccgttgccatcttggcagcacgtcacagCGTGTCACTCCCGGATcatcaaaaatgggcaaagaggcgggagctggttgcttaTGCCACGCCCAAcaagctcgacggcagtgtcagcagcggcaatccacctgtcactcaagtggccacgcccttaattatgcagaactttaaatcttaatataatttaaacggatgagttataaaaaaattcacccccctatAATTTTTTGTACCAGGCCGTAAACTGCCTTTTGAAGCAACCCACTAACTTCCAATCTATTAATCACAGAATAATAGTTTTCAGACCCACCAGAACCAACACGTTAAAGAACAAACTGCTCCAGAATCATCAGAGTGACTTTTCATGTCTTGGTCTGTGAATAAAAAGGCTTTATTTTTGCAGTTGCTTTCATCATTTTCTCATTTCAACATTAATGTGTCAGTTTttgcaaaacaagaaaaaaatattgtacacacacacacaataacaatattacaataatgagaaataaagtcaaaattaagaatttttgcagttttgttaGAATTTCAACTTAAGTCATAAGAGAAATTTTCCTCATGTactttggattttgttttattttttcaattacagaataaaaatgtGGGCTAATCATCTAAAAGTCTGATGCTCTCAAAATTACCTATGTAttaatagaaatatgaaataagtagaaattttgcataaatattgtacTCACAGTTGTCCTGTTGTGGAGAAGCAGATGATTGGATGCTTCTGACGAAATCGGTCAAGAATATCATGTAAGTAAACGAAGCCAATCTTTAGGAgccttttttccccccaattcAAATTGCCCCATAAACCCTACatatgtaggctactgtatattTGATTTCTCATATTATTTTTGCTCTTTAAACAGACTTACATTAGAAGAGCAAAAGATAATCTGGTCGCGATGGTAACAGACAGTCAGTCACTATCATAAGAATAACGGTCAAATTATGGATTTTAGGCGGGGCTTCAGAAAGGCGGTTATCAAGAAGCATATagatgtattttttcttttgaaggtGGACGTAATATGACCCGGACAATATTACCCGAACACaacttaatttcaattaaatttcattACAAACCTTGACCAACTTTAACACCAAcaattccaaaaacaaaaaataaaacacgcaCGTACAATTTTATATATCGGCGCCTAAGTATTACCAAAGACTACAGAAATCGAAAGGGacttatatttcacatttttaagggAAAACGGGTTAAACTAATAATTGAATCTATCGCCCCGCCCATCCGCCGCTGAACTTGACAGACATCAGCAGTGACCAATAGAAACGCGCGGTTTGCAGACAAGGGTCGTTCCTCAGAAGTTTATGATGGTCTGCTGACCGGATGGAAAAACTTTCTCCCtgagtttttctctctctgtctgactgtGCAACCGGAGTCTGATTTCTTGGCTCGTTTTATTTGCGTTCAGACGCTTTATTTTGCGCCGACGCGTTCTAGAGCGCGCAGTAAGCTTGTGATGAAGTGATCGGTGGCGCGTCTCTGGAGTCTGTAGTGAAGCGGAGACAGTCATGGGGAACCGCGGGATGGAGGAGCTGATCCCCCTCATTAATAAACTGCAGGACGCCTTCAGCTCCATCGGTCAGAGCTGTCACCTGGAGCTGCCGCAGATCGCGGTGGTGGGCGGCCAGAGCGCCGGGAAGAGCTCGGTGCTGGAGAACTTCGTGGGCAGGTCACAGCGCCTTTCTGAACAAATACGTCTAGTGCTCGGTGTCTTATTATTTAAGTTGGTTCAAATTGTTAGTTCAAGTTTGATTGTGTGTAGATGAATTGGAAACGTTCAGTGTGTGATCAGAAAGTCACTGCTGGTCAAACATTAACCGTCTTCTGCTGAAGTGTTGATgtgttcttaaagggacagttcgctCAGAAATCAACATTAACTTACACgcttatttattcacatttgtgTCCttacaaacctgttttttttctaggcaacacaaattaatgcagttttttttttatacagctgCACAGTGaacaccagtgttggggaaagttacttttaaaagtattgcGTTACAAAATCACGTTGCTCCCTTAAAAGTAGCGGTTTGGgactgaaaaaaatactatagtaattgaTAGTAAATACTGTAACGTTACTATAGtaaagtatactgtatatattatagtatttacaacactttgttaatgaatgctacagcatactgtagtattaactagagtgaactgataaactgtataataaatactgtagtatacttCATTTTGTACTAtagtaaactgtagtgtattgtagtttaatataccctatagttgtagaaaaaaatagtacagtattgggtaaagtaatttgtttatattactatagttgtttaaatattaacacagcaactatagaattaaaacaacaaattaattcaagtattttagtatagtatggttcaaaaacactgtagtatttactataaatcaGTATGGTACCTTTTAAATGTGGgtcttagttactttttatggaaagttaagtaatgcgttatgttacttttgttaaacgttttctcatctgggctggtcttgtttgtttttaatgtaaaaacatttttaatgtaaattgatgtttttttttttggtaaatacaGAGgtacagtaagatcatgttcacaacacctctgcacttactcctaaTTTCTCTCAACAAAATAATTGGTgcaacttaattaaaaaaaaaaatgcagactttcttgtaaattaaaaagttatggttaactttactagttactttaaaaaaagtaatctgattacatgaCTTGTATTACTTGTAATGCACTGGTGACCCATATGCCAAACTCCAAAAGCCCCACCAATGAGTCATAACTTGACTCAGTTTATGGGGAAAATAACAGCTTCCTTTATCCTCCAAAGCCTCAAATGAGTGCGTTGTTTGTTTCTGAGTGATCCTCTCTGAACAGACCTCATGTAACCGAGATGGAGATCTCAGCATGTGCTGACTTGACATCTTCAGGATTCCTGCTAAAGCTACAGGaagagcatcacacacacacacacacacacacacacacacacacacacacacacacacacacacacacacatatatctatatcATGTCAGTTGATGGAGACTTTGGTCTGGGGAGAGGAACTCCACTCTTGTCTGTCTTTGAGGGTGTGTTTGGTTAAAGACTTTATCTCAGTTTTCCGTGTGTAGTTTAATGAACCAGAGAACGTCAGATAAATCAAGCCTTCTCTGAGAAATAACTGATCAGTTAGACTTAATTCAGCTTTAGTGGAAATAGATGTGGAAAACCTTCTATTGGGTGTCTGctgtacattttattgtatttcttgtattttcagtttttcttgcATTAAAGTAGCTGGCATGGCATTAATTCACAAGCGAGCAAAGAGCTGATGTTTTCACACACTGTATGAAACGGTAGAAATGTTCATGCGGTGAACGTGTCTGTGTCTGTCGTTCAGGGACTTTCTGCCGAGAGGATCGGGCATCGTCACCCGCAGGCCTCTGATTCTCCAGCTAGTCAACAGTAAAGCAGGTAAACACTCATTATTTACCTGCGTCTCAACATCTGGTCTCTCCCTCTTGAAGGCGTGTTCAAACTGAGTGGAAATGATTACCTGTGGTTTTCACGACATGCTTCGGATGCCATGCATAGAGCTTTGAAggttaaatatttctttaattcaaGGTTTTAGTAAACCTGTTTTCATAGAAAAATGACTGAAGCAAAATCTTTATCGGTCCTTTTGACTTCTGAGCactgcagggttattatagttagtaaacttacctataaaaaaaaaattgttacatggaataaaataagtcttaactaaaaagaaaaacctaaacactttagtttatttgtttttgttcatttaattttaccttaagtaagaaaataacaaaaactaataatgattttattaaaaataataatattaaaaagacacaaaaacaaaacataaacacaaagaaTTACTAAAACGTTATCAAATTGAAACGAAAAGACATAACAAACATAAAagcaaatttataatattaataaaaaactaaagagCACAGTAAATGTAGATCTGTCAAACGTTTGAAAAGTGCATTGagacaaattatttaaacatttgttaattataaaaatatgatttgaaaTGGTTTTTATCCAAACAAAattgatgcttttttaaaattgaacaaaatatgcatttgttttgaCTTATACTCAAATTCGTCTTATAAaattttacttgtgtttttttttaagatgaagtaataaaataaaaaataaataaactgaaataaaaagtggtaaaaaaaaacctcatagttactgaaacttaaaaaataaaatgaatgtaaaaattgtaaaaaaaaaaaataagataaaaactgATTGAATATGAATAAGAACTCTTATGGTGTATCAGTGATTCTGAAacagtccctctctctctctgtctgtgtctagAATATGCGGAGTTCCTGCACTGTAAGGGCCGTAAGTTTGTGGACTTTGACGAGGTTCGTCTGGAGATCGAGGCCGAGACGGACCGACTCACCGGATCTAATAAGGGGATCTCTCCGGTGCCCATCAACCTGCGCGTTTACTCGCCCAACGGTAACTCAGACCCACAAACATCGGTTGCTGACGAGTCACTTAGTGAAAGACAGCAGCTTTCTCCTGAGAGGCCAAACgtgtttgttctctctctgtctgtctcagtgTTGAACCTGACGCTGATCGATCTGCCCGGCATGACGAAGGTGGCGGTGGGGGACCAGCCGGTGGACATCGAGTACCAGATCCGGTAAGAGCTGTTGCTTTGATCAGGTACAGGACCCGAGTGGAACACTGACGGCTCTTCTCCGTGTGCCTTCAGAGACATGCTGCTGCAGTTCATCTCCAAAGAGAGCTGCCTGATCCTGGCTGTCACGCCGGCCAACACTGACCTCGCCAACTCCGACGCGCTGAAGATCAGCAAAGAGATGGACCCTCAGGGTAAGAGCCACGCACACAGAGAACGCTGGGAACCATCTGATGTGCGTTCAGAGTAATCTGGGATGATTCATTTCAGTTGGACGTTCtcctaacattttttaaatgtttcttcttaTCTCGGAATGTTCAGAGAATGTTCAAAACTAACGGTCTCACAATGTTGCAgaatataaaatggaatgtttgaATAACGTTTGAATGATTTAGAAAAAGTAAACAGAAAATGGATGATtggagaacattcagaaataatgcttATTAAAACCTTTATTGGGAACGTTATGAGCTTGGGATGTGCTGTTGACCTTTGCCCTGCAGGTCTGCGCACCATCGGTGTGATCACCAAACTGGACCTGATGGACGAAGGAACCGACGCCAGAGACATCCTGGAGAACAAGCTGCTTCCTCTGCGCAGAGGTAAAGCTGAtttccaaggaaacatttctgattctcTTTTAactcaaataactaaaactggaataaactggaataaaaactatatagacctTACGTATAGACGTAATGttatctaaaatgaaaattaaaacagaaaatacaaacgATTTTGTTTCTTGAATGCATGGAATGGAAATAGTTcatttggcagttttttttttttaccatgagcCACAGATTTTCCGCAGAGCTTTACTTCTCATTTTTGCGTGGAAGcagagcgcacacacacatacacacacactgtggtgTAAGAGTTCAGTGACACCGGCGGATGAATACTGTGTGTGGGTCTGTAGGTTATATCGGTGTGGTGAACCGCAGTCAGAAGGACATTGACGGCAGGAAGGACATCAAAGCTGCACTCGCTGCTGAGAGGAAGTTCTTTCTGTCACATCCTGCATACAGACACATGGCTGAGAGAATGGGcacaccgtacctgcagaaaacactcaaccaggtacacacacacacacacacacacacacaccgtacctgcagaaaacactcaacccaggtacacacacacacacacacacacacacacaccgtacctgcagaaaacactcaaccagtacacacacacacacacacacacacacacacacaacacacacacacacacacaccgtacctgcagaaaacactcaaccaggtacacacacacacacacagatacacacacacaccgtacctgcagaaaacactcaaccaggtacacacacacacacacacacacacacacacaccgtacctgcagaaaacactcaaccaggcacacacacacacacacacacacacacacacactgtacctgCAGAAAGCATTTCCATTGCCTCATAAAACACGTCACAGTGCTGTTTCATCGACTCTTTCAGCAACTGACGAATCACATCCGTGACACGCTGCCGGCGCTGCGCAGCAAACTCCAGTCTCAGCTGCTGTCGCTGGAGAAGGAGGTGGACGAGTACAAGAACTTCAAACCGGACGATCCAGCCCGCAAAACCAAAGCCCTGCTGCAGTGAGCCTCCACCCACAGCCGAAACACGCCTTTCTGCACGCTTGCATTCTCATGACGTTATTGTCTTACGCTTCTGTTAATACATGATATATGAAGTTATAATAAAAGTAGACTTTGGTAGGATGGTGCAGCAGTTCGGCGTGGACTTCGAGAAGCGGATCGAGGGCTCCGGCGATCAGGTGGACACTCTTGAGCTCTCCGGCGGCGCGCGGATCAACCGCATCTTCCACGAGCGCTTCCCGTTCGAGCTCGTTAAGGTACGTTTGGCCTCGTTCACTCACCAGGTTTGACTTTATGTTGGTTATGGATGGAGAATATGagggttttatatataaaaaaaaaaaaatctaaaaaaataaaaaaaaaccaagaatcatgtttaataaataatgacacaatttacatttttagccaAGTGATTCCTTTCATTTCAtatgagcagtgtgtgtgtgtgtgtgtgtgtgttttagatggAGTTTGATGAGAAGGAGCTGAGGAGGGAGATCAGTTACGCCATCAAGAACATTCATGGAGTCAGGCAAGAGAAAAAAACAGCCACACAAATCaagaaatataaacacaaaaacgaGGAAGGAGAAAAGGTTATGAAGATCTCAGTCAGAATGAAACAGATgagatttatataaatacataaattgcaattaaaacaacaaaatcataGATGTGTTTGTAATAGTGCAAATTCACAATATCTAGTCTATTTTCTAAAGCATGTTATTAATCTTGTTGTAAACAGTTATTTtctgtgtatttcttttttctttgtaatattttatgtattattgtatattgctacatattatatattattattatttgtttgcaaAAGATGCATCGCATAGCATATATAgtatattacatattttcaaaatcgtCACTGCTTTTTCCAAACCAAAACGGTTTTTACAAAACCAAGattaaaggaaaaagaaaacaattcctGCACACTGTCAATTAGTGcaaaaagtatcaaaaatgtttaataacaaCGTTTTTTTGCATGACCTTCATCAGGTATCTTCAAAACAATAccaagattaaaaaaacatttaaaaaagatctAGGGTaaagaaagataaatataaataaaggagATTCATCGTTTGTGTAATTGGACTATACGGCTTGCGCTCTCCTTGTTGTTGCACACTCCTGCTTTCTGTTcagttgttctgtgtgtgttgtatgtgacCTCAGGACGGGGCTCTTCACCCCTGACATGGCCTTCGAGGCCATCGTGAAAAAGCAGCTGATAAAGCTGAAGGAGCCCTGCCTCAAATGCATTGACCTGGTGATCCAGGAGCTCATCAACACGGTCAGACAGTGCACGCTGAAGGTAGACGGAGAGAGATGTCAACACGCATGTCAGCACGCTAACATCTGACCCGACTCACGCCGCTAACGGCTCTGCAAAGCAAAAACACTCCAATGATGTGTGCGGCCAAACGCTCCTGAGCCGTTTCAGTCACACCATCCTGTCTGCTTTAGTGAGCAAATACTGAAAACTGATGGACAAACTCAACAATTTAAATAACGTATTTCAAGTCAGCCATAAAATCTGACATGAGCCGCCCCATTAATGTTGTTCTTAGGTTCAAATCAAGtgtttattatttcaataatgtaTTTTGAACCAAACCGAATCGTAATAAAAAATGTCCTATTAATGTTGCTTTTATgctcaaatagtgttaaaaacttttatttcaattattttaaatcatcaaTAGAATCTGACACAAAATGCcctataaatgttgttttaatattttcttattttaaaacttaattaaaaattaaaattaaatctaataattattgtttttatgcttacatggcattaaaatatattgttgctttttatttatctaaaagGCTACAAATTATGATCTAAAGATCACCAATATTGAAGCGTAATCATTCTGAATGTAATATTTTGCCGTTAAAATCAATGAATCGGGTTAAAGTGCTGCAATTCCAAGTAATGACCTGCGTCTCGTTTAGGAAAGAGGAAGTGCAGTGTGAATGGGTCGTGTGCTTTTCTTTGTTCCTGTTTTCATCCATCCGTCCGCTTTTTCCCAGTATTGTGCCCCTCTCACCCCAAGTAACACCCCACTGTCCCATGATCCTCCAGGACGGGGCTCTTCACCCCTGACCTGGCCTTTGAGGCCATTGTGAAAAAGCAGATAGTTAAACTGAAGGAGCCGTGCCTCAAGTGTGTGGATCTGGTGGTGTCTGAACTCGCCACACTCATCCACAAGTGCACAGAGAAGGTAAAACAAGACCGTTTCTGACTGACAGATCCCGTAACCAATCAAACTCAGTCCTGTAACCAAAATCGCTTTGATTGACAGATCCCGTAACCAATCAAACCCAGTCCTGTAACCAAAACCCGCTTTGATTGACAGGTCATGTAACCAATCAAACAAGTCAAAAACCCGCTTTGAGTCCCTGTAGCCAAACCCGCTTTGATTGACAGGGTCCCGTAACCAATCAAACCCAGTCCTGTAGATTGACAGATCCTTTGATTGACAGATCCCGTAACCAATCAAACCCAGTCTTGTAACCAAACCCGCTTTGATTGACAGATCCCGTAACCAATCAAACCCAGTCCTGTAACCAAACCCGCTTTGATTGACAGATCCCGTAACCAATCAAACTCAGTCCTGTAACCCCGCATCGCTTTGATTCCTGACAGCTTTGTCATGTAACCAATCAAAAAACCCAGTCCCAATCAAACCCAGTCCTGTAACCAAACCCGCTTTGATTGACAGGTCATGTAACCAATCAAACACAGTCCTGTAACCAAAATTGCTTTGATTGACAGGTCATGTAACCAATCAAACACAGTGAAGTAAATTTCCTCTTAATATTCATAACGGTGTATGATATCATTGCTTTTAATGGTCAGTGTTCGGTGTTTGTCTGCGGTGGATGAGCtcagcttgtgtttgtgtttgttttgtggtgaTTATATTCACTAATCACACTGATCTACTAATCACAGTCACGTTCACCATCAGTGTTTAAACACACATCGGTTTCAGATTTGCATGCTATCCTACTCCTCCATGTTTAGTTCAGTCTCTATTAAATTTTACTGGAGACAAAATGATGTCATGGCTCACtcataaaagtgtgtgtgtgtgtgtgtgtgtgtttctgctgcagttctcagtgtgtgtgtttgtgttgtagttgAACTCGTATCCTCTGCTGAGAGAAGAGACGGAGAGAATCGTCACCACCtacatcagagagagagaaagcaaaactaAAGACCAGGTGTGTTTCTAAAAGGAAAAGACGCTCAAATGTGCGCATGACGCATGGGAAAGGTGGGGTCTGTTCTAGTGCGTCACACGCTTGAGCTTCCGTCTTCAGTGTATCTGATGCACACTTTTGTAACGATCACTTATTCATTTATCGTTTACGTTCATAAACGATATGATCTTACGTTTACTGTGTCTTGATTCAGACTTGACTGACAGATGACATTCTGACACCACGagcttcatgctttctaaccTTATCTTCACTTTGTTGCAATTACTTTgcttattaaacattaaaatacaacaagTTTATAGCATGTATATCATAATTGTGACCACAGTCTGTTTACAGTGTCAACCATTATAACATGTTTATGTACATCTGCCAATAcattacattcatatatatatatatatacatacacgcacacactacagttcaaaagtttgggatcggaatgatttttaatgttttttaaagagtttcttctgctcatcaaggctgcatttatttgattaaaaatacagaaacaaaatttattttgtgaaatattattatgatgcaAAATAaggtttttctattttaagatacattaaaatctaatttatttctgtgatgcgcagctgtattttcagcatcattactgcattCATTACTGCTGGAAACTGTTTTTGGAGCCTGTGAtacttctttcaggattctttgattaataaaaggttaaagagcatttatttaaaatagaaatcttttctaacaatatacactaccgttcaaaagtttgggttcagtcgtttttattctttccttttttgaaagaaattaaaacttctattcagcaaggatgtgttaaattgataagaagtgaaagcaaagatttatattgttagaaaagatttatatattgaatatattgttctttttaactttttattcatcaaaaaattctgaaaaagtatcgcagtttccaaaaaaatattgtgcagcacaacagttgttaattctaataataaatcatcatatcagaaggatttctgaagatcatgtgacactttatactggagtaatgatgatggaaattcagctttaatcacagaaataaattatattttaaaggatattaaaatagaaaccattattttatattgtaataacatttttcaacattactgttcttttttttctgtatgtttgattgaatgaatgcagccttgatgagcagaagacacttcttttaaaaacatgacaagtctTACTGATGCTGTTGTATATtactctacaaacacacacctctttacgtttgtgtgttgctcggcaaccactttgttacaACCACAaccgtttctgaggaactacattgtttggtggaagaatgtttttgttaatatcattgcgttttatttgctttgtcttattttgtgaaaccttgctGCGTATATAGAATAACAGTTTTATAAAGCagtaagccccgtgaagccgtggtttacagtgaatttataacagctgagGGGGATTTAGGCACTCCgtgtcatatataaataaatatacgtTCTTGATCTCGTCATGCAGCATGTTTGGGGATTATCTGAacacgatgtgtgtgtgtttcaggtgatgCTGCTGATCGACATCGAGCTCTCCTACATCAACACAAACCACGAGGACTTCATCGGCTTCGCCAAGtgagtgacctctgaccctgatTTCAGTCACGCGAGCGTAACCGTAGTGAAtgaacacgtgtgtgtgtgtgtgtgtgtgtgtgtgtgtgtgtttcagcgcGCAGCAGCGGAGCGCCGCCGTCAGTAAGAAGAGGGCCATGCCCAACCAGGTacaacacacacagcaacacaaacagaaccaagCGCTGATTGGTCTGTCCCTCCTCCTCATTATCATATCCCCGCCCCTCGGTTCAGGTGATCAGACGCGGTTGGCTCACCATCAACATCAGCATAATGAAGGGCGGATCCAAGGACTACTGGTTCATCCTGACCGCGGAGTCTCTGTCCTGGTACAAGGatgaggaggtgtgtgtgtgtgtgtgtgtgtgttcctcgcTTTGTGTGAAAATCAAACCCAcgcctctgtgtgtgttttccaggagaaagagaagaagttCATGCTGCCTCTGGATAACCTGAAGCTCAGAGACGCTGAGAAAGGCTTCATGTCCACCAAACCCACCTTCGCCATCTTCAACACCGAGCAGAGGTGTGTGTCACCCTGACACTGTCCCtcaccttcagaaatcagtctgatGTGATGCACTGTTTTGTGTGTTCAGGAACGTGTACAAAGACCTGCGGCAGATCGAGCTGG
This region includes:
- the LOC109050088 gene encoding dynamin-2 isoform X4 gives rise to the protein MGNRGMEELIPLINKLQDAFSSIGQSCHLELPQIAVVGGQSAGKSSVLENFVGRDFLPRGSGIVTRRPLILQLVNSKAEYAEFLHCKGRKFVDFDEVRLEIEAETDRLTGSNKGISPVPINLRVYSPNVLNLTLIDLPGMTKVAVGDQPVDIEYQIRDMLLQFISKESCLILAVTPANTDLANSDALKISKEMDPQGLRTIGVITKLDLMDEGTDARDILENKLLPLRRGYIGVVNRSQKDIDGRKDIKAALAAERKFFLSHPAYRHMAERMGTPYLQKTLNQQLTNHIRDTLPALRSKLQSQLLSLEKEVDEYKNFKPDDPARKTKALLQMVQQFGVDFEKRIEGSGDQVDTLELSGGARINRIFHERFPFELVKMEFDEKELRREISYAIKNIHGVRTGLFTPDLAFEAIVKKQIVKLKEPCLKCVDLVVSELATLIHKCTEKLNSYPLLREETERIVTTYIRERESKTKDQVMLLIDIELSYINTNHEDFIGFANAQQRSAAVSKKRAMPNQVIRRGWLTINISIMKGGSKDYWFILTAESLSWYKDEEEKEKKFMLPLDNLKLRDAEKGFMSTKPTFAIFNTEQRNVYKDLRQIELACDSQEEVDSWKASFLRAGVYPEKDQPENEEGVPADSLSMDPQLERQVETIRNLVDSYIGIVNKSIRDLMPKTIMHLMINSAKEFIYSELLAYLYSSGDQSSLMEESAEQAQRRDEMLRMYHALKEALHIIGDISTSTVSVPPPPPVDDTWIHTDPSPPSQRKPSSGTAPPPGRPPAVRGPTPGPPAPPPLNPSPAFGAPPVPSRPGPPPVSANAFGSGSLEAPPPQVPSRPARVPPALPPGIPRRPPAAPNRPTIIRPSEPSLLD